A single Drosophila miranda strain MSH22 chromosome XR, D.miranda_PacBio2.1, whole genome shotgun sequence DNA region contains:
- the LOC117186296 gene encoding probable arginine--tRNA ligase, cytoplasmic isoform X3: MSELISELKKLSDLERKTEELSTQIKSVTGKDHYAETDDDLIKLQLKNTKLKHRLSIIRQSIAYEAKSAMEVTESFSITEHLENVFARAISLAFPEYGNIPVIIAPVNSASAKYGDYQCNNAMGLAKKMKEMGVNRTPRDIANELQKCCPLSPIINKLEVGGAGFVNVYLSKDYAAQSLKNILRNGIKPPRVLKRRVLVDFSSPNIAKQMHVGHLRSTIIGESVCRLLEFLQHDVIRINHLGDWGTQFGMLIAHLEDRFPDFLNKSPPIGDLQSFYKESKKRV; this comes from the exons ATGTCAGAACTCATTTCGGAACTAAAAAAACTAAGTGATTTG GAGCGCAAGACAGAAGAGCTTTCCACCCAAATAAAGTCTGTAACAGGAAAAGATCACTATGCTGAAACTGATGATGATCTGATCAAACTCCAACTTAAAAATACCAAGCTCAAACATCGTTTATCCATAATTAGGCAG TCCATAGCTTATGAAGCCAAGTCAGCAATGGAGGTTACAGAAAGTTTTTCGATCACGGAGCATTTGGAAAACGTTTTTGCAAGAGCTATTTCATTGGCGTTTCCGGAATATGGAAACATACCAGTCATAATTGCACCAGTGAATAGTGCCTCTGCAAAGTATGGTGACTATCAGTGTAACAATGCAATGGGTTTGGCcaaaaaaatgaaagaaatGGGTGTTAACAGAACACCACGTGACATCGCTAACGAGTTGCAAAAATGTTGTCCACTATCACCGATCATAAATAAGCTGGAAGTTGGCGGTGCTGGGTTTGTGAACGTGTATCTTAGCAA AGATTATGCAGCTCAATCTTTAAAGAACATATTACGTAATGGTATTAAACCTCCCAGGGTTCTTAAAAGGCGAGTTTTGGTGGATTTTTCTTCACCTAATATAGCCAAGCAGATGCATGTTGGTCACTTACGCTCTACCATTATTGGCGAATCAGTTTGCCGCTTACTGGAATTTTTGCAACACGACGTAATTCGTATAAATCATCTTGGTGATTGGGGAACACAATTCGGTATGTTAATTGCACATTTAGAAGATCGCTTTCCCGACTTCCTCAACAAAAGCCCACCAATTGGAGATTTACAATCCTTTTATAAGGAGTCAAAGAAACG CGTGTAG
- the LOC117186296 gene encoding probable arginine--tRNA ligase, cytoplasmic isoform X2 — protein sequence MSELISELKKLSDLERKTEELSTQIKSVTGKDHYAETDDDLIKLQLKNTKLKHRLSIIRQSIAYEAKSAMEVTESFSITEHLENVFARAISLAFPEYGNIPVIIAPVNSASAKYGDYQCNNAMGLAKKMKEMGVNRTPRDIANELQKCCPLSPIINKLEVGGAGFVNVYLSKDYAAQSLKNILRNGIKPPRVLKRRVLVDFSSPNIAKQMHVGHLRSTIIGESVCRLLEFLQHDVIRINHLGDWGTQFGMLIAHLEDRFPDFLNKSPPIGDLQSFYKESKKRRPLSPP from the exons ATGTCAGAACTCATTTCGGAACTAAAAAAACTAAGTGATTTG GAGCGCAAGACAGAAGAGCTTTCCACCCAAATAAAGTCTGTAACAGGAAAAGATCACTATGCTGAAACTGATGATGATCTGATCAAACTCCAACTTAAAAATACCAAGCTCAAACATCGTTTATCCATAATTAGGCAG TCCATAGCTTATGAAGCCAAGTCAGCAATGGAGGTTACAGAAAGTTTTTCGATCACGGAGCATTTGGAAAACGTTTTTGCAAGAGCTATTTCATTGGCGTTTCCGGAATATGGAAACATACCAGTCATAATTGCACCAGTGAATAGTGCCTCTGCAAAGTATGGTGACTATCAGTGTAACAATGCAATGGGTTTGGCcaaaaaaatgaaagaaatGGGTGTTAACAGAACACCACGTGACATCGCTAACGAGTTGCAAAAATGTTGTCCACTATCACCGATCATAAATAAGCTGGAAGTTGGCGGTGCTGGGTTTGTGAACGTGTATCTTAGCAA AGATTATGCAGCTCAATCTTTAAAGAACATATTACGTAATGGTATTAAACCTCCCAGGGTTCTTAAAAGGCGAGTTTTGGTGGATTTTTCTTCACCTAATATAGCCAAGCAGATGCATGTTGGTCACTTACGCTCTACCATTATTGGCGAATCAGTTTGCCGCTTACTGGAATTTTTGCAACACGACGTAATTCGTATAAATCATCTTGGTGATTGGGGAACACAATTCGGTATGTTAATTGCACATTTAGAAGATCGCTTTCCCGACTTCCTCAACAAAAGCCCACCAATTGGAGATTTACAATCCTTTTATAAGGAGTCAAAGAAACG